CAATAGTTTTATGTGCCATTACGGTTGTAAATTCTTCAAACTTCTTATTTTTATTCCTCGGAATAGCACCATTTACTGAGGTCTAGCTAATACAGTCTTCATGCATGGACAGGTGACCTCAAGACTCATGATTTTCTACAACCACTGGAACGGGTCGGGAAGATCACTGCTAAAGAAGAAACAACCCGTGAGATTTCATCCCTTGAAAGGGCGCCGCCTCATGCACCACCACCCTCAGTGGAGCACATCCTCCCTGGTGGCATTGGAACTTACAGTATTAGCCACATTTCTAACTATTTCTATCAAAGAATCCCAAAGCCAGAGGATAGCACAGTTTTCACCGTACCTCAAGCAAGTAGTACAGATAAAAATGAGGAGCATTCCAACTGCAGTTCTTATACCGGAAGTGGATTCACTCTGCAGGAAGAATCTGCATCGAAGAAGGGAAAGCTAGAGAAGGAGAATGACGGAGAAAGATCCGACTACGCAAGAGGTaacgttttttttttccttaaaaaaaaatcttactcGTTCTatctgttttgtttttttttttgagaaagtTCTGTCTGCTTATTAAGTACCATGATAGCGTTTGCTTGGACATGCAAGTCCACTACCATGTAatcacacacacatatatatacgAGGCGTTTTTTATCATGAGTTAATGGATCGTGACATGCATATATGCTAGGAAGAAAAGTACAAAAGAAAATCATGACAGCATGACAGCATGACAGCATATATACCCAAGTAACAAATAAGGAAGAAAAACAGTACATTCATTTCTAGTTGATATGGATTTCGTTTAATTGATGGAAACACGTCCAATTCCTTAAACTGACATTGCCACTATTTTGAATTTTCAACACTTTAACCCCTGGTTTCGGACTTTTGAGAGTGctgcaaaattaatttttgaggGACACAGGGACCCTGTCAAATTGTCAAATAAGACCAAGATATTGTCTTTTAGCTTCCTGGTGGATTGCTGAGCGAAAGAATAGGGTCCAAAATAGATTATCCAATTGGTTGGTTGCCTCTGTacattgaaaagaaaaattattgaaaCGCAAGGTCGAAACGTGAGTTTAGATCAGAAAGAATGATTGCACAGTATTACGCACggcacaaaaaataaattaaataaagaagGTTATGAATAATTCAACCTGGGAAACAAAAAGCAAAAGCTGAAGTGAAAGCAGCAATTAATAGTTATACTgcgtctctctctctttttttttttttttttttttttttctgactatTGAACCCGGGCATTGTCTTGGTAAGAGTTTTAGATTTGAGAACCAAAAATACTTGTTAACAATCTATCTTTATTTGTAATAATTGTCAACCCCTTCAGCACTGGGAAGTTGATTGCTCCTTTTGCAACTCCTCGCATTTGATGCACTAGACCGTTAGATCTTCCATAGAAGCAGCTCCAGGCCTCTAGCCTGCTTCTATTGAGTGAAAAGTGGGTCGGTCATCTTCCCCTTCAATTTTAAGACCTTCCTTAGAACTTGGAATATTAACCGAGTTTTGCTGACACTGTAGCTTTCTACTCTATTGGCAATGTTTCCAATAagtgaattaaaaattttcaacagTAAACCAATTTAATCTGCATGGGAAAAAGAATGATAAATAAAGAAGGCAAAATAGAAGAGGAGTTGAAACGAGTTATTAGAACGGGAAAACGCGAACGCTTATAAAACATATTACCGTGATGTTTTTGTTTTTCTAGTGGTACTATAGTACTGATTTTCGACCTTTTTTTGGGCGGGCACACAGAGGCGGCGGCGATACGGGGGCATTGGACGTCGTCCGAGAGGCCATCAAGGTCATCAACGAACACCAATCACAATAGTTTCTGCTCTATCTCTTCCACTGAGTCGGTCCCTTGGTCCTTGCACTTCTTTGTTTTATCTTCATCATTTTTGCCTCCTGTTTGTTTTCTATTAACAGCTATGATAACGGAAAGTATAGCTTTTTAAACAGGCCATCCAGGCAGAAGGGCCAGAGCTTTATAGATATTATAAAATCAGGCAAAGGAAGTAATCAAGATGATAATTCAGATGACGAGGAGGAGTTCGATCCTAAGAAAGAAAGCTCTTCACCAATCCATAAAGGTCTGTTTCATATACTTGCTTCTATCGTTATAAAATAAACCCgcataaacttttttatttgaGCTATGGTTTTTTACTGGCTAACCACCCATTTCATATTTTAGTGAGGTTAATTTTGGTTTGTTAGAGATGCTAAGACCGGCCTTCCCATGAAATTGATTCACTCTCCTTTTTAATTTACAGGGGAGTTGAGGGTAAAAGTGGATGCAAAGCATACCGACCAGAAAGCTAATACGCCGCGATCAAAACATTCTGCCACTGAGCAACGGAGGAGGAGCAAAATAAATGATAGGCATGTATCAACTGCTGCTCACTGCAAAATCTAATGATCTGTTTCTTTAATGAGCTCTCTATTGTTTCTGCTTTCTATTTGTTGGATGAGAATCTGGGATTCTGCTATTTAACCAATTGAATAATGGATAAAATGATAATGATACTGGTCTAAATAATCATTTACAACTCTCGTCTCAACGAACATATGATTATTTTCATATGGATTacgaaaaatataattaatgttattaaaacaataaatttcACATCGTCTTCTTTAATATGCCCAACTCATATTTGCCGTTTACTATATTATTCTTGAAATTAATAAAGTTTATTGTTTcactttaaattaaataaaattataattgaaaGCTAATAAAATTACAATCTCAAAAAAGAAAGTGATCAATAATATGATCCATCTCTTCTTGTTGAATTAAATTCCTAACAATATATGTAAAGTAAGCAATATATGTGAAGTACTTGAGCTGTGGTGGCTTCTTGATTTTTCTttgagctggttgttttgaaaGTTTTAGTTTGCTTGGTTTGTGGTGAGGTTATTGGTTGCTGCTCTTTATTTTTGAACTCTTCTTCTCTTGTATTTTGCTGATGGTTTCACCTAGGTTGGATTATGCTTGTTTGGGGGAATAGTTGTGTGTGCATGCTaagttttttcttatttttatagatCTTCcttctaaaatatatatatatatatatatagtacttACTTTTTCTTAGGAGTGCATAAGAGTTGATAGATATGGGCTAGTGCTGCTGTACTTGGCATTGTGGCCCCTCTTGAAATTGGTTCCAATTAAAGCAGTCTTTCAATGTAAATCTTTTGCCAACAGTGTGGCGTACTTAACCTGTGATGTTACTCGCGCAGATTTCAGATGTTGAGAGAACTCATTCCACACGTCGACCAAAAGAGAGACAAGGCGTCATTCCTTCTAGAGGTACAACAAgtgataataattattatttctttctttacatTGTACAGTATAATGTATTTTTGAATGATGTGTGGTCTGAATACTTTTGTAGGTTATCGAGTATATTCAGTTTTTACAGGAGAAAGTACAAAAATATGAAGGGTCATACCAAGGATGGAAGAATGAACCTGCCAAATTGCTGCCATGGGTAAACTTCTAAATTTGCCTTTGTTTTTCTGTATGGTATGGGAACAAGCATCTACTGAACTACTGCTGGTTATCAGTCTAACTTAATCGTTGATCTGTCCTTTATTTAAACAGGGAAACGGCATCAGGCCTATAGAAAGTTATGTCGATCAATCTCGAGGCACTAGTAGTGGTGCTGGTCCTGCAGTACTTGTTGCTGCAAAGTTGGGCGAGGAAAACATCACCGTCTCTCCAACCATTCTGGCAAGTACACAGAACCCAGTACCAGTAGAATATGATATGAACTCGGCTACTACCTTAAAACCATTGGATCGCCGtcctgaaattaaaaataaagccaTGCCTTTTCCTTTGTCGCTGCAGCCAAACTTCTTCAATTCTGGTGCAAGTGGTAGAAATGGTGGTGCAATGGCTCAAATTCCACCTAGGCTGGTATCAGATGCCGAGAACAAGGCAAATCAACCTAAAACCCAATCACTTCATATTAGATCCTGTACTGGTGAAGAAGTTGTTGCCGGTGATAAGTTGAAAGAACAAGAGCTGAGCATCGAAGGTGGTACAATTAACATCTCAAGTGTGTACTCTCAAGGGTGAGTTTATGCTTACAGTTCACACTCATTTAGTTTGTGGATCCTCTTGCTGGGACTTTGACCCTCTCTGGGGCTTTTGCTTTATCGTGGCTTCTGAAAGCTGTGCTGTATGTGCAATAATTAGCACTGAAAGCTAGTATTGAGATCTCCTTAGGAAATCAACAAACTAAATTGCATCTTGTGGCTACTGTCTGTTAGGGGTCAGAAATATCTAGTCTTGGTTCAAATGCATGCCTGCTTATTGATCTGTTCTTTTGGTAGTTTATATCTGCCCGCATGCCTACAGAAATTAGACAATCCTAGTAAGGGCTAGAGATGACAAATGCTACTACCACATTCTATGATATTGATTCTTCATCTGTACAACTTACAATGCTGTTGCATTATCCTGCTAAGAAGGTTAGAAGACACTATACTTCTGGATTTTGGCAAGGCTACTTGTAGGACTTGTTTTTCATGTATCTTAAAGTTTTATTTGGTGGACAGCCTACTCCTTTGCCATAAGAATATGACATAATTccaaatcttttaaaaaatgttGTGCTAATTCTTacattagttttttaaaaatctttatAGTTTACCAAAAAATTTTGATTGCTTTGCTTCTTTGTAATTTCACAATCCATCTGGATATAGGTTTGGCTGTCAACTCTAGACCGAGAGGTGTCTCGCACTCGTTTTTCCCATTATGCAAGCCTTTCTCTCTACCAAGGTTTTAGTTTGCATACTGAATTAAATAACAGACGTTATATGGTATTATGCAGGTTGCTAAACACTCTGACACAGGCACTGCAGAGTTCTGGAGTGGATTTGTCGCAGGCCAGTGTTTCAGTGCAAATTGAGCTGGGAAAGCAAGCAAATAGAAGACCAATCCTTCCTGAATCCATTGTTAAGGTTAGAAGACCATGCTGGGAAAGCCTTTGCGTTGCTTTCACATACCCTTTGTATTACTTCCAAATACACTTGGCATCCATAATAGttcatgaactttaatatataaCAGAATTTCACTTCATATAACCATGAGCAGCGCCAGGAGAGCTAATTTTTTATATCCATGTTGCCACAGGATGTTGAAGTTCCCTCGAGCAACCAAGGGACAATACGGCGAAGAGTCTCAAGCGGTGAGGGATCGCACCAAGCCCCAAAGAAACTCAAGGCAAGTAAAAGTTAGCAGTTAGCACAAAGTAAAGTATCATAATATTCTTTTTTGTCTTTTCATcttaatttattcattacttTTTGATACCAACGTGTCATCATGGGAGTTTATTCAAGTGTTTTCCTGGTTTATAAACTACCCAGTTTTACAACAAAGACTGTACATGTAGCTGTTTTCCGTTTGTTAGGATGCACAGAATTCCTAACAAACAAATTTGtatcattcattttcttttttgtgtATCCTCCATATAAGCTTTCCGTATTCTAACGCTGAGAAGCTGTTTTTCCACTAAACTTGCGTTCATGTGAAGTTTCTAAgccattaattattaattttctttttttacgtCATTTTGTGGAAGTTTTTCTCCGGAAGATACAATGCATTGCCAAACTGCAAAACTTGTGCATACAAGTGTTCAGGAAATAATAACAATGCTTTTAATTCCTGGATATTTTAGCAAAATGGGGAATCATGACACCATGTTTTGTCTGCAGAATTGCAATGCACATATAAATTGTAATCAAAAGCcatttaaaaataacaaaaaaaatcagCAGACTTGAGTTTTAAGGGACTGGATTTACATAGAGAAGATAGAACAAAAAGGCATATATGTATCATGGTGATTCACAGCAAATGAGCAAGTGTTCGTGAAGGTATTTGTTGTCAACTTCATTGtggtagataaaaaaaataaattaagtggAAAAGATTAAGCTTCTCCTTGTTTGTCTAATTAGAAAAGACATTTATGAATTCCCCACGTACAACTCATATCTCATAGGGACAACTCATATCTCATAGAGGCCAAACCAGGTATAAAGCATGTGTTTGTTTTAGCTGTGAGGGTAAGACTTAAGCGCCTGAAgtctatatattttatatattaaaattattgtaaatctcgcttgaaaaaatatattagtaattttttagtAAGAATTTTCCTAATTAAAGGGCCTCTCATTGGCAGTCTTTTAGTAAGAAGAAACATGAACaccaaattcaaaataaatatctGCATCTCCATGAAATAAAATtgtcttttaataaaaaaataagcagaagaaaaataataaaaataaggaaataatatgaattaaaaaaaaaaaaactttcgtGTATGCAAACTTTTTGCTTTTTGTTGCTTAGGCTTCACAAAAACGTAAAGACAAAACCAGCTGTAGAAACTAGAAAACAGCGTATAATCAACAaagcaataaataaataatcagtAAATATTATAATGAAACCATGAGTCCATGACAACcatgttaaaattattttagaattttCCAGTTGGCATCCGGAATCAATATTTGTATTCTTCTAAAAATTCTTCAAAATCTAATTCAATTGCGCTTACAAATAATGATTAAATGGTAAACAtaataaatttctaataataatGGTGGCAATAATTAATATAGTAATTAAGAAAAATGGATTAGAACTATGAATATTAGATCGGATGATCAATAATTTACTGTATTCACTTATCCACAGGTTTTAGCCATATTTGACACAAGAGAATATCCTTAATTATATATACTTCTGTTTTATTATGGCAAAAAACCCTGTAGTGAAAGCAACTTGTCAATTATTT
This Manihot esculenta cultivar AM560-2 chromosome 6, M.esculenta_v8, whole genome shotgun sequence DNA region includes the following protein-coding sequences:
- the LOC110618014 gene encoding transcription factor BIM1 isoform X1, coding for MELPQQQRLFEAEGRKPTHDFLSLYGHSAGQQDPRPPSQGDLKTHDFLQPLERVGKITAKEETTREISSLERAPPHAPPPSVEHILPGGIGTYSISHISNYFYQRIPKPEDSTVFTVPQASSTDKNEEHSNCSSYTGSGFTLQEESASKKGKLEKENDGERSDYAREAAAIRGHWTSSERPSRSSTNTNHNSFCSISSTDFLNRPSRQKGQSFIDIIKSGKGSNQDDNSDDEEEFDPKKESSSPIHKGELRVKVDAKHTDQKANTPRSKHSATEQRRRSKINDRFQMLRELIPHVDQKRDKASFLLEVIEYIQFLQEKVQKYEGSYQGWKNEPAKLLPWGNGIRPIESYVDQSRGTSSGAGPAVLVAAKLGEENITVSPTILASTQNPVPVEYDMNSATTLKPLDRRPEIKNKAMPFPLSLQPNFFNSGASGRNGGAMAQIPPRLVSDAENKANQPKTQSLHIRSCTGEEVVAGDKLKEQELSIEGGTINISSVYSQGLLNTLTQALQSSGVDLSQASVSVQIELGKQANRRPILPESIVKDVEVPSSNQGTIRRRVSSGEGSHQAPKKLKASKS
- the LOC110618014 gene encoding transcription factor BIM1 isoform X4 — its product is MELPQQQRLFEAEGRKPTHDFLSLYGHSAGQQDPRPPSQGDLKTHDFLQPLERVGKITAKEETTREISSLERAPPHAPPPSVEHILPGGIGTYSISHISNYFYQRIPKPEDSTVFTVPQASSTDKNEEHSNCSSYTGSGFTLQEESASKKGKLEKENDGERSDYAREAAAIRGHWTSSERPSRSSTNTNHNSFCSISSTDFLNRPSRQKGQSFIDIIKSGKGSNQDDNSDDEEEFDPKKESSSPIHKGELRVKVDAKHTDQKANTPRSKHSATEQRRRSKINDRFQMLRELIPHVDQKRDKASFLLEVIEYIQFLQEKVQKYEGSYQGWKNEPAKLLPWGNGIRPIESYVDQSRGTSSGAGPAVLVAAKLGEENITVSPTILPNFFNSGASGRNGGAMAQIPPRLVSDAENKANQPKTQSLHIRSCTGEEVVAGDKLKEQELSIEGGTINISSVYSQGLLNTLTQALQSSGVDLSQASVSVQIELGKQANRRPILPESIVKDVEVPSSNQGTIRRRVSSGEGSHQAPKKLKASKS
- the LOC110618014 gene encoding transcription factor BIM1 isoform X2, with the translated sequence MELPQQQRLFEAEGRKPTHDFLSLYGHSAGQQDPRPPSQGDLKTHDFLQPLERVGKITAKEETTREISSLERAPPHAPPPSVEHILPGGIGTYSISHISNYFYQRIPKPEDSTVFTVPQASSTDKNEEHSNCSSYTGSGFTLQEESASKKGKLEKENDGERSDYAREAAAIRGHWTSSERPSRSSTNTNHNSFCSISSTEPSRQKGQSFIDIIKSGKGSNQDDNSDDEEEFDPKKESSSPIHKGELRVKVDAKHTDQKANTPRSKHSATEQRRRSKINDRFQMLRELIPHVDQKRDKASFLLEVIEYIQFLQEKVQKYEGSYQGWKNEPAKLLPWGNGIRPIESYVDQSRGTSSGAGPAVLVAAKLGEENITVSPTILASTQNPVPVEYDMNSATTLKPLDRRPEIKNKAMPFPLSLQPNFFNSGASGRNGGAMAQIPPRLVSDAENKANQPKTQSLHIRSCTGEEVVAGDKLKEQELSIEGGTINISSVYSQGLLNTLTQALQSSGVDLSQASVSVQIELGKQANRRPILPESIVKDVEVPSSNQGTIRRRVSSGEGSHQAPKKLKASKS
- the LOC110618014 gene encoding transcription factor BIM1 isoform X5; this encodes MELPQQQRLFEAEGRKPTHDFLSLYGHSAGQQDPRPPSQGDLKTHDFLQPLERVGKITAKEETTREISSLERAPPHAPPPSVEHILPGGIGTYSISHISNYFYQRIPKPEDSTVFTVPQASSTDKNEEHSNCSSYTGSGFTLQEESASKKGKLEKENDGERSDYAREAAAIRGHWTSSERPSRSSTNTNHNSFCSISSTEPSRQKGQSFIDIIKSGKGSNQDDNSDDEEEFDPKKESSSPIHKGELRVKVDAKHTDQKANTPRSKHSATEQRRRSKINDRFQMLRELIPHVDQKRDKASFLLEVIEYIQFLQEKVQKYEGSYQGWKNEPAKLLPWGNGIRPIESYVDQSRGTSSGAGPAVLVAAKLGEENITVSPTILPNFFNSGASGRNGGAMAQIPPRLVSDAENKANQPKTQSLHIRSCTGEEVVAGDKLKEQELSIEGGTINISSVYSQGLLNTLTQALQSSGVDLSQASVSVQIELGKQANRRPILPESIVKDVEVPSSNQGTIRRRVSSGEGSHQAPKKLKASKS
- the LOC110618014 gene encoding transcription factor BIM1 isoform X3, coding for MELPQQQRLFEAEGRKPTHDFLSLYGHSAGQQDPRPPSQGDLKTHDFLQPLERVGKITAKEETTREISSLERAPPHAPPPSVEHILPGGIGTYSISHISNYFYQRIPKPEDSTVFTVPQASSTDKNEEHSNCSSYTGSGFTLQEESASKKGKLEKENDGERSDYAREAAAIRGHWTSSERPSRPSRQKGQSFIDIIKSGKGSNQDDNSDDEEEFDPKKESSSPIHKGELRVKVDAKHTDQKANTPRSKHSATEQRRRSKINDRFQMLRELIPHVDQKRDKASFLLEVIEYIQFLQEKVQKYEGSYQGWKNEPAKLLPWGNGIRPIESYVDQSRGTSSGAGPAVLVAAKLGEENITVSPTILASTQNPVPVEYDMNSATTLKPLDRRPEIKNKAMPFPLSLQPNFFNSGASGRNGGAMAQIPPRLVSDAENKANQPKTQSLHIRSCTGEEVVAGDKLKEQELSIEGGTINISSVYSQGLLNTLTQALQSSGVDLSQASVSVQIELGKQANRRPILPESIVKDVEVPSSNQGTIRRRVSSGEGSHQAPKKLKASKS